One genomic segment of Catalinimonas alkaloidigena includes these proteins:
- a CDS encoding DNA translocase FtsK, with protein MAEKTYKSNTYKKAKKNKQQKKKRVIFYQDKRFHIAGGFFLIVLALFLTIAFISFIFTGKADQSVAEAVFDTELKASGLEVENWLGLIGAISGYLFIYRWFGIASMLIPPLLFIIGVKIVFKREIASPYNAFKFVAFFLIWTSILLGYIVFRQEGPSPWGFLGGGVGYELAFLSNSLMGWGTILLLIFSLLVFIIYFFDATTFFHLKPKTKNETQNNSVESYTQESLPENPPIQNREEPKELDDTYSFDLDSSSDQKSSKEKKTTNETPELEVNLPEEEISKDSFPNTPDTHADYELEVEEQKEEKFSSQMENYDPTLDLSGYRYPTPDMLEKYDMQKVKVTKEELENNKDNIVETLINFKIGISSIKATIGPTVTLYEIVPEAGVKISKIKNLEDDIALSLAALGIRIIAPIPGKGTIGIEVPNKNREIVSMNSVVTTDRFMKSNKELPIILGKTVSNELYIADLAKMPHILIAGATGQGKSVGLNVLITSLIFKRHPSQLKFVLIDPKKVELTLYNKIERHFLAKLPDSEDAIITETKKVIYTLNSLCIEMDNRYDLLKDAGCRNIKEYNHKFVHRKLNPQQGHRFLPYIVLIIDELADLMMTAGKEVETPIARLAQLARAIGIHLVVATQRPSVNVITGIIKANFPVRLSFRVTSKVDSRTILDTGGAEQLVGQGDTLLSLNSELIRLQCPFIDTPEVDEICDFIGSQRGYDSAYNLPEFVGEDGDSNDITEVDLKNRDTMFEDAARLIVHHQQGSTSLIQRKLKLGYNRAGRIIDQLEAAGVVGPFEGSKAREVLVQDEYSLEQLLNNIDNK; from the coding sequence ATGGCAGAGAAAACATACAAGTCAAATACATACAAAAAGGCAAAGAAAAATAAGCAGCAGAAGAAGAAAAGGGTGATTTTTTACCAGGATAAGAGATTTCACATTGCTGGGGGATTCTTCCTGATTGTACTCGCATTGTTTCTTACCATAGCTTTCATTTCTTTTATATTTACAGGCAAAGCTGATCAAAGTGTGGCAGAAGCAGTATTTGATACCGAGCTGAAAGCTTCAGGCCTGGAAGTAGAGAACTGGTTAGGCTTAATAGGTGCAATTTCCGGCTATCTGTTTATCTATCGCTGGTTCGGAATTGCTTCTATGCTCATTCCTCCCCTCCTCTTTATCATTGGCGTAAAAATCGTATTCAAAAGAGAGATCGCGTCTCCTTATAATGCATTTAAATTTGTTGCTTTTTTTCTTATTTGGACAAGTATTCTGCTGGGTTATATAGTTTTTCGACAGGAAGGACCATCACCCTGGGGTTTTCTGGGAGGGGGTGTAGGATATGAGTTAGCTTTTCTTTCAAACAGCTTGATGGGTTGGGGAACCATATTGTTACTCATCTTTTCATTACTGGTATTTATCATCTATTTCTTTGATGCCACTACATTCTTTCACCTCAAACCTAAAACAAAAAATGAAACACAGAACAACAGTGTAGAAAGCTACACCCAAGAAAGCCTTCCTGAAAATCCCCCTATACAGAATAGGGAAGAGCCCAAAGAATTGGATGATACCTATTCATTTGATTTGGACAGCTCATCAGATCAAAAGTCATCCAAAGAAAAGAAAACAACGAATGAAACACCTGAATTGGAGGTAAACCTGCCAGAAGAGGAAATCTCTAAAGACAGTTTTCCTAACACTCCAGACACGCATGCCGATTATGAATTGGAAGTAGAAGAACAAAAGGAAGAGAAGTTTTCCAGTCAAATGGAAAATTATGATCCCACTTTAGATTTATCAGGGTATCGTTACCCAACCCCTGATATGCTTGAGAAATATGATATGCAGAAAGTTAAAGTCACTAAAGAGGAACTTGAAAACAATAAAGACAATATTGTAGAGACGCTAATTAACTTCAAGATTGGGATTTCCTCCATTAAAGCTACGATCGGTCCTACTGTAACCCTTTACGAAATCGTACCAGAAGCAGGAGTAAAAATATCAAAAATCAAAAACCTTGAAGATGATATTGCACTCAGCCTTGCAGCCTTAGGGATCAGGATTATTGCTCCTATACCCGGAAAGGGCACAATCGGTATAGAAGTTCCTAATAAAAACCGGGAAATTGTCAGTATGAATTCTGTGGTTACGACTGACAGATTCATGAAGAGTAATAAGGAGCTACCCATTATTCTTGGTAAAACTGTTAGCAACGAGTTATACATTGCTGATCTTGCCAAGATGCCTCATATCCTCATCGCCGGGGCTACCGGACAAGGTAAGTCAGTGGGGTTAAATGTATTGATAACTTCCTTAATTTTTAAGCGGCATCCTTCTCAGCTTAAATTTGTACTGATTGACCCGAAGAAAGTTGAGCTTACCCTTTATAATAAAATTGAGAGGCATTTCCTGGCCAAACTACCTGATAGTGAAGACGCCATTATCACTGAGACCAAGAAAGTGATATATACGCTCAATTCACTTTGTATTGAAATGGATAACCGCTATGACTTACTAAAAGACGCAGGATGTAGAAATATTAAAGAGTACAACCATAAATTCGTTCACCGGAAGCTTAATCCCCAACAAGGCCACCGTTTCCTACCTTACATAGTGCTCATCATAGATGAGTTGGCTGATTTAATGATGACTGCCGGTAAAGAAGTAGAGACTCCTATCGCTCGTCTTGCGCAGCTGGCCAGGGCCATTGGAATTCATTTGGTAGTAGCAACGCAAAGACCTTCAGTGAATGTTATTACAGGTATTATCAAAGCTAATTTTCCGGTAAGGCTTTCTTTTAGAGTTACGTCTAAAGTTGACTCCAGAACGATTTTAGATACCGGAGGGGCAGAACAGCTTGTAGGACAAGGCGATACTCTTTTATCGCTAAACTCCGAACTGATTCGTCTTCAATGCCCTTTTATTGATACACCTGAGGTGGACGAGATATGTGACTTTATAGGCTCTCAACGTGGTTATGACTCTGCCTATAACCTTCCTGAATTTGTAGGCGAAGATGGTGATAGTAATGATATTACTGAAGTAGACTTAAAAAACAGAGATACAATGTTTGAAGATGCCGCACGCCTCATTGTACATCATCAACAGGGTAGCACTTCACTCATTCAACGTAAACTTAAACTTGGGTACAATCGGGCCGGAAGGATCATTGATCAACTTGAGGCTGCTGGGGTCGTAGGTCCTTTTGAGGGAAGTAAAGCCCGTGAAGTACTGGTTCAGGATGAATATAGTTTGGAACAGTTATTGAATAATATTGATAATAAATAA
- a CDS encoding LolA family protein, giving the protein MKKIAINKGLGSLLLLMVLLVQSTYAQYDPKAKEVLDAMSEKYQKIGSFESDFAYSMENTTQSISEDFEGKIIVNGDKYRLKMGGQEIINDGSTVWTYLEEVNEVNIDNYDPSEGDISPTQIYNAYQRGFKYVYVEEETMNGQTYDVIDLLPENTNNQFFKIRLHISQDDKTLKQWQIFDKNGTMYTYEISNFNPDAEISDAVFSFDTSNYEGVEVVDLR; this is encoded by the coding sequence ATGAAAAAAATAGCTATAAATAAAGGATTGGGGAGCCTGTTGCTGTTAATGGTGCTTTTGGTACAATCCACTTATGCACAGTATGACCCTAAGGCCAAAGAGGTATTGGATGCCATGAGCGAAAAATATCAGAAAATCGGCTCTTTTGAGTCAGATTTTGCCTATTCCATGGAGAACACTACACAGTCAATCAGTGAAGACTTTGAAGGCAAAATTATCGTCAATGGTGACAAATACCGCTTAAAAATGGGTGGGCAGGAAATTATCAATGATGGTAGCACGGTTTGGACATATCTTGAGGAGGTAAATGAAGTTAATATTGATAATTACGATCCTTCCGAAGGTGATATTTCTCCTACACAGATTTACAATGCTTACCAAAGAGGATTTAAGTATGTGTACGTTGAGGAAGAAACTATGAATGGTCAGACTTATGATGTAATTGACCTGCTTCCTGAAAATACCAACAATCAGTTTTTCAAAATTCGTCTGCACATCAGTCAGGATGACAAAACATTAAAACAATGGCAGATTTTTGATAAAAATGGTACCATGTATACCTACGAGATCAGCAATTTTAATCCTGACGCAGAGATATCTGATGCGGTTTTTTCATTTGATACCAGCAACTATGAAGGAGTAGAAGTGGTAGATCTTCGTTAA
- the pyrF gene encoding orotidine-5'-phosphate decarboxylase, with protein MTRQTLIDQIRKKKSFLCIGLDTDIQKIPTYLLKEKDPVFAFNKQIIDATSELCVAYKPNLAFYESQGIKGWESLQKTMDYIPKEIFTIADAKRGDIGNTSGMYARAFFDEMNFDAVTVAPYMGEDSVAPFLHFEGKWVILLALTSNKSSNDFQQLTLQPHGEKLYERVLKQSKQWGSDQNLMYVVGATQASALAEIRKIVPSHFLLVPGIGAQGGNLAEVAKFGLNDDVGLLVNSSRSIIYASPGDDFAQRAQEEAEKLQKEMSEYL; from the coding sequence ATGACACGACAAACACTTATAGACCAGATCAGAAAGAAGAAATCCTTCCTCTGTATTGGCTTGGATACTGATATTCAAAAAATCCCTACTTATTTACTTAAAGAAAAAGACCCTGTGTTTGCATTTAACAAGCAGATCATTGATGCAACCTCAGAGCTTTGCGTAGCATATAAACCTAATCTCGCGTTTTATGAGAGTCAGGGCATAAAAGGTTGGGAAAGTCTACAAAAAACGATGGATTACATCCCCAAAGAAATCTTTACCATTGCTGATGCTAAGAGGGGAGATATCGGAAACACCTCGGGTATGTACGCCAGAGCCTTTTTTGATGAGATGAACTTTGACGCTGTAACCGTAGCACCTTACATGGGAGAAGATAGTGTCGCCCCTTTTTTACATTTTGAAGGAAAGTGGGTCATATTGTTAGCGTTAACTTCTAATAAGAGCAGCAATGATTTTCAGCAGTTAACCCTTCAACCTCATGGAGAAAAGCTTTATGAAAGGGTACTAAAACAAAGTAAGCAGTGGGGTTCTGATCAAAATCTTATGTATGTGGTAGGTGCTACACAAGCGAGTGCGCTTGCTGAGATACGTAAAATTGTACCTTCACATTTTCTCTTGGTACCAGGCATCGGAGCACAGGGAGGAAACTTAGCTGAAGTAGCAAAATTTGGTTTGAATGATGATGTTGGCTTGCTGGTAAACTCTTCCAGGAGTATCATTTACGCTTCTCCAGGTGATGACTTTGCACAGCGGGCACAAGAAGAAGCAGAAAAATTACAAAAAGAAATGTCAGAATATTTATAG
- a CDS encoding Rossmann-like and DUF2520 domain-containing protein — MSILKKKKSHFKVSMIGAGKLASQLAPALESAGHAISEVYSRHLNNAQALCDQLYEAEVKYDFDFSESDADIFVIAVPDDSIQEVTDKLLLPINAILLHTSGSKPMEVLKNKRIKGYGVMYPLQTFSKSMPVNFKEVPCLVEGSSSDVEDLIVRLSKSISKHVEPMTSGQRAVLHISAVFACNFTNHMISIAEDLTDTHHINFELLKPLIVETMNKSLSAGPKAAQTGPAIREDFDILKLQEKFLKKSDKQLAKIYKLLSQSILNMHN; from the coding sequence ATGTCAATTTTAAAGAAAAAGAAATCTCACTTTAAAGTATCAATGATAGGGGCTGGCAAGCTTGCGTCTCAGCTTGCCCCTGCCTTAGAAAGCGCAGGACATGCGATAAGTGAAGTTTACAGCAGACATTTAAATAATGCGCAAGCGTTGTGCGATCAGCTATACGAAGCAGAGGTTAAGTATGATTTTGATTTTTCTGAGAGTGACGCTGATATTTTTGTGATCGCGGTACCAGATGATAGTATTCAGGAAGTCACCGATAAACTATTATTACCAATAAACGCTATTCTTTTACATACTTCAGGCAGTAAACCTATGGAAGTACTTAAGAATAAAAGAATAAAGGGTTATGGTGTTATGTACCCACTTCAAACCTTTAGTAAAAGTATGCCAGTAAATTTTAAAGAAGTGCCATGCTTAGTGGAAGGTAGCAGCAGCGATGTTGAGGATTTGATCGTTAGACTCAGTAAAAGCATCAGTAAACATGTGGAACCGATGACTTCTGGGCAAAGGGCAGTGTTACATATTTCAGCCGTATTTGCCTGTAATTTCACAAATCATATGATCAGTATTGCAGAAGACTTAACTGATACCCATCATATCAACTTTGAATTACTCAAACCTTTGATTGTTGAAACAATGAATAAAAGCTTATCTGCCGGGCCTAAAGCCGCTCAGACCGGACCCGCGATACGGGAAGACTTTGATATACTTAAGCTACAGGAAAAATTCTTGAAAAAATCAGATAAACAGCTCGCAAAAATTTACAAGCTGCTTTCTCAAAGTATACTGAATATGCACAACTAG
- the pheS gene encoding phenylalanine--tRNA ligase subunit alpha, whose translation MEDKINALQEEINQYSVQSEEELEAYRMRFISRKSVIGDLLGAIKDVAPEKRKEAGMMLNQLKNDAQAKFKALITELESQKASAQAIDVPDLTLPPIPDELGAIHPLTQVRNRIVEIFERIGFQVVDGPEIEDDRHNFTALNFPPNHPAREMQDTFFIEKNPDMVLRTHTSSVQIRMMEDGNPPFRAIMPGRVFRNEAISARAHCVFHQVEGLYVDKNVSFADLKQTLLHFAKELFGPETGIRLRPSYFPFTEPSAELDIWWGNKTEADKRITKGTGWLEIGGCGMVDPFVLESCGIDPEEYTGFAFGMGIERIAMIKYQIKDLRLFTENDIRFLKQFSQFN comes from the coding sequence ATGGAAGATAAAATAAACGCATTACAGGAAGAAATTAATCAATATTCCGTTCAAAGCGAAGAAGAGCTTGAGGCCTACCGTATGCGCTTCATCAGCCGTAAGAGTGTAATTGGTGACCTTTTGGGAGCCATCAAAGATGTAGCGCCGGAGAAACGGAAAGAAGCTGGGATGATGCTCAACCAGCTTAAAAACGATGCTCAGGCTAAGTTCAAAGCATTAATTACAGAACTGGAATCCCAAAAAGCGAGTGCACAAGCAATAGATGTTCCTGACCTTACTTTACCACCCATTCCTGATGAATTGGGAGCAATTCATCCCCTAACCCAGGTACGGAACCGAATAGTAGAGATATTTGAGAGGATTGGCTTTCAGGTTGTTGATGGCCCTGAGATTGAGGATGATCGTCACAACTTTACTGCGCTTAATTTCCCACCCAACCATCCGGCCAGAGAAATGCAGGATACGTTCTTTATTGAAAAGAATCCTGATATGGTGCTACGGACACATACCTCTTCTGTGCAGATTCGTATGATGGAGGACGGTAACCCACCTTTCCGAGCCATAATGCCTGGCCGTGTATTTAGAAATGAAGCTATTTCTGCCCGTGCTCACTGTGTCTTTCATCAGGTTGAAGGTTTGTATGTTGATAAAAATGTGAGCTTTGCCGACCTTAAACAAACTTTGCTTCACTTCGCTAAAGAGCTTTTCGGTCCTGAAACAGGTATACGCCTGAGGCCCTCTTATTTCCCTTTTACAGAACCCAGTGCAGAACTAGATATTTGGTGGGGGAACAAGACTGAAGCCGATAAAAGAATTACCAAAGGTACCGGATGGCTTGAAATTGGAGGTTGCGGTATGGTAGATCCGTTTGTGCTGGAGAGTTGCGGCATTGATCCTGAAGAGTATACCGGCTTTGCCTTTGGTATGGGCATAGAGCGTATTGCAATGATCAAATACCAAATTAAAGATCTACGCTTATTTACTGAAAATGACATTCGCTTTCTAAAACAATTTTCTCAATTCAACTGA
- a CDS encoding AAA family ATPase, translating to MDQQNTEIKLADKLHEDYHNLKNEIGKVVIGQDEVVKLLLTSIFCQGHSLLVGVPGLAKTLLIHTIASAVNLSFNRIQFTPDLMPSDILGAETIDKERNFRFIKGPIFANIILADEINRTPPKTQAALLEAMQEYSVTVAGVHYPLERPFYVLATQNPIEQEGTYPLPEAQLDRFMFNILLDYPAYQSEVDIVKNTTSDKNYLIQEVLTGEQIVAYQRLIRRVPIADNVVEYAVSLVHKTRPQTSSASEVANEFLEWGAGPRASQYLVLASKCNALLSGKYSPDIEDVQAVAKPILRHRIVRNFKADAEGVTIDSIIEKIL from the coding sequence ATGGATCAGCAGAATACAGAAATTAAACTAGCTGACAAGCTACACGAAGACTATCATAATCTTAAAAATGAAATCGGAAAAGTAGTAATAGGACAAGATGAGGTGGTAAAGCTTTTACTCACTTCAATTTTTTGCCAAGGCCATAGTTTACTAGTAGGTGTACCAGGGCTGGCCAAAACTTTGCTGATTCATACGATTGCTTCTGCAGTAAATCTTAGCTTTAATCGTATTCAGTTTACACCTGATCTGATGCCCTCTGACATCCTGGGAGCTGAAACTATTGACAAAGAAAGAAATTTCAGGTTCATCAAAGGGCCCATTTTTGCCAATATCATTTTGGCTGATGAGATCAACCGTACTCCTCCTAAGACGCAGGCTGCTTTGCTTGAAGCCATGCAGGAATACTCAGTAACGGTTGCTGGCGTTCATTATCCATTAGAAAGGCCGTTTTATGTGTTGGCTACGCAAAACCCGATAGAGCAGGAGGGGACCTACCCTTTGCCGGAAGCACAGCTTGACCGTTTTATGTTTAATATTCTCTTGGATTATCCAGCTTATCAATCCGAGGTAGATATTGTAAAAAATACAACTTCTGATAAAAATTATCTGATACAGGAAGTATTGACCGGTGAGCAGATAGTAGCGTATCAAAGACTGATCAGAAGAGTTCCTATTGCCGATAATGTGGTAGAATATGCAGTTTCATTGGTTCACAAAACACGCCCTCAAACATCAAGTGCAAGTGAAGTCGCGAATGAGTTTTTGGAATGGGGAGCAGGGCCAAGAGCTTCTCAATATCTGGTGCTGGCCTCAAAATGTAATGCTTTGTTAAGCGGTAAATATTCTCCTGATATTGAAGATGTACAGGCAGTGGCGAAACCCATACTAAGGCATAGAATCGTACGTAACTTCAAAGCAGATGCCGAGGGTGTTACGATTGATAGTATCATAGAAAAAATATTATAA
- a CDS encoding peptidylprolyl isomerase, with translation MIKEILHKGNLSAIAFLALIISFSFTQELKAQYSGGTTIDKIVAKVDNYIVLRSDLEAAYLESQRDPNIKIDRCDVLRQLVIEKVLLAKAEIDSVVVSDDEVNANLDRRLQAFISRYGRENIEEQFGKSVEEFRDELRGDIRDQLTAQQMQQTITQDVKVTPSEVRQFFNNIPQDSLPFYSTEVTVGQIVKLPTVSKNQKDITRKKLLDIRERILSGESFAELAEEYSEDPGSAVQGGELGFMERGQLVPEYEATALQMQPGELSQPVESEFGFHLIQLIERRGNRYNSRHILLKPNSSDLDIKNAEVFLDSLREKIINDTLDFAKAAKEHSDDKETAGSGGFFMSQDGSNRVSTDQIDPVVFFVIDTMQVGDITQPLEYRMPDGRKAVRMLYYKDRTRPHQANLKDDYQKIYDAALQERKTDALRRWFNDARDEVFIEIDPEYGRCDITGSI, from the coding sequence ATGATAAAAGAAATCTTGCACAAGGGGAACCTTAGTGCCATTGCGTTTTTAGCATTAATCATATCTTTTTCCTTTACTCAGGAGCTCAAGGCTCAGTATAGTGGAGGTACAACAATTGATAAAATTGTCGCGAAAGTTGACAACTACATTGTACTCCGCTCTGATCTTGAAGCCGCCTACCTTGAGTCACAGCGAGATCCTAACATCAAAATAGACCGCTGCGACGTCCTTCGTCAGTTAGTCATTGAAAAAGTACTTCTCGCCAAGGCTGAAATAGATTCAGTGGTAGTATCTGACGATGAGGTGAATGCAAACCTAGACCGTCGTCTTCAGGCATTCATCAGCCGCTACGGAAGAGAAAATATTGAAGAGCAGTTTGGTAAGTCTGTTGAAGAATTTCGGGATGAGCTTCGGGGTGACATCCGTGATCAACTCACTGCACAACAGATGCAACAGACCATTACACAGGATGTCAAAGTTACCCCTTCTGAGGTCAGACAATTTTTCAATAATATCCCTCAGGATAGCCTTCCTTTTTATTCCACTGAAGTTACCGTAGGGCAGATTGTGAAATTACCCACGGTTAGCAAAAATCAAAAAGACATCACCCGTAAAAAACTTCTGGATATCAGAGAAAGGATTTTATCCGGTGAAAGTTTTGCGGAGCTCGCTGAAGAATATTCAGAAGATCCGGGTTCAGCGGTACAGGGAGGTGAACTTGGATTTATGGAAAGAGGGCAATTGGTACCTGAGTATGAGGCAACGGCCCTGCAGATGCAGCCGGGAGAGCTTTCTCAACCGGTGGAATCAGAATTTGGTTTTCACCTGATACAGCTAATTGAAAGGAGAGGAAATCGCTATAACAGCCGCCATATTCTCTTAAAGCCTAATTCGTCGGATTTAGACATTAAAAATGCTGAAGTCTTTCTGGATAGTCTTCGCGAAAAAATTATCAACGATACGCTCGACTTTGCCAAAGCAGCAAAAGAGCATTCCGACGATAAAGAAACAGCGGGTAGCGGAGGCTTTTTTATGAGTCAGGATGGTTCCAATCGTGTCTCAACGGATCAGATAGATCCGGTTGTTTTTTTTGTAATAGATACCATGCAGGTAGGCGACATCACACAGCCGCTGGAGTATCGTATGCCGGATGGTAGAAAGGCAGTTCGTATGCTTTACTATAAAGACAGAACACGTCCCCATCAGGCGAATCTTAAGGACGACTATCAAAAAATTTATGATGCTGCATTGCAGGAGCGCAAGACTGACGCACTTCGAAGGTGGTTCAACGATGCCAGAGATGAAGTTTTTATAGAAATTGATCCTGAATATGGCCGCTGTGATATTACGGGCAGTATTTGA
- a CDS encoding peptidyl-prolyl cis-trans isomerase: protein MNKLALFLGFFLIMSACKERNLPSFLRFKNQEAEEGVVLVPVARVYDNYLYQQDLEGILDNNVNSVDSASIISRYIDSWVRKQLLIAEAATQIKFDEAELERKILDYRYALMVYEFEKNYVNQRVDTEVSEEEIKAYYQENKDNFELKQNIIKGIFAKVPLEAPRTGRLKKLFQSTMDEAVREEIKSYCLSFAASYSLDDSIWYDFEDVIKNTPLVSIPNKVQFLRENEFIETSDDIYVYFVKVTDYKITDQISPLEFVRDDIVKIITNKRKVALTQKLEEEIFQEASENNEFEIYTPTTHDKRNLAQGEP, encoded by the coding sequence ATGAATAAATTAGCTTTGTTTTTAGGGTTCTTTCTGATCATGAGTGCTTGTAAAGAACGAAATCTGCCGTCTTTTTTACGTTTTAAAAATCAAGAGGCTGAGGAGGGTGTGGTATTGGTACCGGTTGCTAGAGTTTATGATAATTATTTGTACCAGCAGGATTTAGAAGGAATCTTAGACAATAATGTTAATTCAGTAGACAGTGCCAGCATAATCAGTCGCTATATTGACTCCTGGGTGCGTAAACAACTGCTAATTGCGGAGGCTGCCACGCAGATAAAATTTGATGAAGCTGAGCTGGAAAGAAAAATTTTAGATTACCGATATGCCTTGATGGTATATGAGTTTGAAAAAAATTACGTTAATCAAAGAGTAGATACCGAAGTTTCAGAAGAGGAAATAAAAGCGTATTATCAGGAAAATAAAGATAACTTTGAGCTGAAGCAGAATATCATCAAGGGTATATTTGCCAAAGTACCATTGGAAGCTCCCAGAACCGGCCGCTTGAAAAAGCTCTTTCAAAGTACGATGGATGAAGCTGTGAGAGAGGAAATCAAGTCATATTGTCTTAGTTTTGCTGCTTCATATTCTCTGGATGATTCAATATGGTATGATTTTGAGGATGTCATAAAAAACACTCCTCTCGTGAGTATACCCAATAAAGTTCAGTTTTTAAGAGAAAATGAGTTTATTGAAACCTCCGACGACATTTATGTGTATTTTGTTAAAGTTACTGATTACAAAATTACTGACCAGATTTCGCCCTTAGAGTTTGTAAGGGATGATATTGTTAAAATCATCACCAATAAACGTAAGGTAGCGTTGACCCAAAAACTGGAAGAAGAGATATTCCAGGAAGCTAGTGAAAATAATGAGTTTGAGATATACACACCCACAACCCATGATAAAAGAAATCTTGCACAAGGGGAACCTTAG